One Microbacterium trichothecenolyticum DNA window includes the following coding sequences:
- a CDS encoding bifunctional lysylphosphatidylglycerol flippase/synthetase MprF: MSEAFPPPSSAPSRMRLRARALTAVARRYVRANPVSLCVVVAVLAAAAATGSLWGEDARAWGAGPLATFSSGRWWTLITALVVPDSTVDAASSVLLALTVLAYAERLLGSRRTGVLLGVLGVSGLVVGIGFHAAAWTLSDLRPVVAAEVPVLDPTTPIAGVVMAASAFAPVLWRRRLRLVGFALLALFALYAGDADSWYRLSTAVIGLVVGGVLARGREHRSWHRSSTRETRTLLALLVAVVGSGPLVALVSGGGRGPLSLVVDAYTQYDDELLGRCSKVAETVCDEQIALLMTRGAGPALLAVVPLVLLLVAAWGLRQGRRSAWILAELVLVASAVLPVVSLLDGRLQIDPWVDGSGAEYVLWALATVVVPLALAGALFVARARFSLRARRTAARIAALVIGAALLVCAAGLFAVEEIGRRSFNRELSVLELAGLTLRRFLPPSFTHTGGSTAFPHHGPALFAYQWFGVVFWIIVIATILWLYRRVRRPDASDQNHYRELLRRGSDTLGFLGTWEGNRHWYSDDRECAVAYRLTGDVALAVADPLAPAGRRREALRGFADFCVEYGWIPAFYSVHSDTLDDLVEWGWHHVPVGVETVMDLPGLTFAGKSWQKVRQPLARAEREGYTAVWTHWHELTVAQAAQVIAIDEEWVADRALPEMGFTLGSLDELRDRDVRLLLAVDANGRIEAVTSWMPSWTDGTVTGWTLDFMRRRTNGPNGMMEFLIAKAALQLQDEGATVLSLSGAPLADDPDGPADGDPAPLRAVLRWLAEVLEPAYGFASLFRFKGKFRPRYRPLALAYRDPLQLPAIGAAVGRAYLPGASRHEMVALAKSAWEGRR; this comes from the coding sequence ATGTCTGAAGCGTTCCCTCCGCCTTCGAGCGCGCCCTCACGCATGCGCCTGCGCGCCCGCGCCCTCACCGCCGTCGCCCGGCGCTACGTGCGGGCGAACCCGGTCTCGCTGTGTGTCGTGGTCGCCGTGCTGGCGGCCGCGGCCGCGACCGGATCGCTCTGGGGCGAAGACGCTCGCGCGTGGGGCGCCGGCCCGCTCGCGACCTTCTCCAGCGGACGGTGGTGGACACTGATCACGGCCCTGGTGGTACCCGATTCGACGGTCGATGCCGCGTCGTCGGTGCTGCTCGCGCTGACGGTGCTGGCCTATGCGGAGCGGCTGCTCGGTTCCCGTCGGACCGGCGTGCTCCTGGGGGTCCTGGGCGTGAGTGGCCTCGTCGTGGGGATCGGCTTCCACGCCGCGGCGTGGACGCTGAGCGATCTGCGGCCCGTGGTCGCCGCCGAGGTGCCGGTGCTCGACCCCACGACGCCCATCGCGGGCGTGGTCATGGCCGCGTCCGCCTTCGCGCCGGTGCTGTGGCGACGACGGCTGCGCCTGGTCGGTTTCGCGCTCCTGGCGCTGTTCGCCCTGTACGCCGGCGACGCCGACTCGTGGTACCGCCTGAGCACCGCGGTGATCGGCCTCGTCGTCGGTGGCGTGCTCGCGCGCGGCCGTGAGCATCGCTCGTGGCATCGCAGCTCCACCCGCGAGACCCGGACGCTGCTCGCCCTGTTGGTCGCGGTGGTCGGCAGCGGTCCTCTCGTCGCGCTCGTCAGCGGGGGCGGGCGCGGCCCGCTCTCGCTCGTCGTCGATGCCTACACGCAGTATGACGACGAGCTGCTCGGGCGCTGCAGCAAGGTCGCCGAGACGGTGTGCGACGAGCAGATCGCCCTGCTGATGACGCGCGGCGCCGGCCCGGCGCTGCTGGCCGTCGTGCCGCTGGTGCTGCTCCTGGTAGCTGCGTGGGGCCTGCGTCAGGGCCGTCGCTCGGCCTGGATCCTCGCGGAGCTCGTGCTCGTGGCATCCGCGGTGCTGCCGGTGGTCTCGCTCCTCGATGGTCGCCTGCAGATCGACCCCTGGGTCGACGGCAGCGGCGCGGAGTACGTGCTGTGGGCTCTGGCCACCGTGGTCGTTCCCCTGGCGCTGGCGGGGGCGCTGTTCGTCGCGCGCGCGCGATTCTCTCTGCGTGCGCGGCGCACCGCGGCGCGAATCGCGGCCCTCGTGATCGGCGCGGCGTTGCTCGTATGCGCCGCGGGGCTGTTCGCGGTCGAGGAGATCGGACGTCGCTCGTTCAACCGTGAGCTGTCGGTGCTGGAACTGGCCGGGCTGACGCTGCGGCGGTTTCTCCCGCCGTCATTCACCCATACGGGTGGTTCGACCGCCTTCCCGCACCACGGTCCGGCCCTGTTCGCCTACCAGTGGTTCGGGGTCGTGTTCTGGATCATCGTCATCGCGACGATCCTCTGGCTGTACCGCCGGGTCCGCCGGCCCGACGCCTCCGATCAGAACCACTACCGGGAGCTCCTCCGACGCGGGAGCGACACCCTGGGTTTCTTGGGAACGTGGGAGGGCAATCGCCACTGGTACTCCGACGACCGGGAGTGCGCCGTGGCCTATCGGCTCACCGGAGACGTCGCCCTGGCCGTCGCCGATCCGCTCGCGCCCGCGGGGCGCCGGAGGGAGGCGCTCCGCGGTTTCGCCGACTTCTGCGTCGAGTACGGGTGGATCCCCGCCTTCTACAGCGTGCACAGTGACACCCTCGACGACCTCGTCGAGTGGGGATGGCACCACGTTCCGGTCGGCGTCGAGACCGTCATGGACCTGCCCGGCCTCACTTTCGCGGGCAAGAGCTGGCAGAAGGTACGCCAGCCCCTCGCGCGGGCCGAGCGAGAGGGGTACACCGCGGTGTGGACCCACTGGCACGAGCTCACCGTCGCGCAGGCCGCGCAGGTGATCGCCATCGACGAGGAATGGGTCGCCGATCGGGCACTGCCCGAGATGGGATTCACCCTGGGCTCGCTCGACGAACTGCGCGACCGCGACGTGCGCCTTCTGCTCGCCGTCGATGCGAACGGTCGCATCGAGGCCGTGACCAGTTGGATGCCGAGTTGGACCGACGGCACGGTCACGGGATGGACCCTCGACTTCATGCGTCGGCGCACGAACGGCCCGAACGGCATGATGGAGTTCCTCATCGCCAAGGCCGCGCTGCAGCTGCAGGATGAGGGCGCCACGGTGCTCAGCCTGTCGGGCGCCCCGCTCGCCGACGACCCCGACGGCCCCGCCGACGGTGACCCCGCCCCCCTCCGGGCGGTGTTGCGCTGGTTGGCTGAGGTGCTCGAACCCGCGTACGGGTTCGCCTCGCTCTTTCGCTTCAAGGGCAAGTTCCGTCCCCGCTATCGGCCGCTGGCGCTGGCGTACCGCGATCCGCTCCAGCTCCCGGCAATCGGAGCCGCCGTCGGACGCGCCTACCTGCCCGGCGCTTCGCGGCATGAGATGGTCGCTTTGGCGAAGAGTGCGTGGGAGGGCCGCCGATGA